A part of Solicola gregarius genomic DNA contains:
- a CDS encoding MFS transporter, with product MTSSAADTANDSARGLGTTAIPTMTIAAAVATSTSYVLQPELHTVAGDLGASVSGIGVVASAPILGYLLGLALLVPLADRVRSNRLIAAQLSGLALSMGLAATAPNAPVLGTALLLSGLCASTGAQMSSLAGRYAPRATRGQAVGTVTAGISAGIVLGRIVGGTLADVLGWRGMLGCLLVASLALAAAALRSLPGRTMSARQSYSAVIRALPKLVTTDRRLLTSAVAGALWFFAFSLVWVASSLALAAPPISLSASRIGLYALAGLLGVAVTPFAGRLADRVGTRRVVIGGLSLSVASAVLMSLTIELALPFMVGLALFDAGLFAAQVANQSRVLALEPDRPAQYNGAYMVVYFIGGTAGIAIGATAVEVVGWGGACATAIGAMLLAMIVATRSLPAARRPHA from the coding sequence ATGACGAGCAGTGCCGCAGACACGGCGAACGACAGCGCCCGCGGGTTGGGTACGACCGCCATACCCACGATGACGATTGCAGCAGCTGTGGCGACCTCAACCTCATATGTCCTGCAACCTGAGCTCCACACCGTCGCCGGGGACCTCGGCGCCAGCGTCTCCGGCATCGGGGTCGTGGCGAGCGCGCCGATCCTGGGCTACCTGCTGGGTTTGGCGTTGCTGGTTCCGTTGGCCGACCGGGTGCGCTCGAATCGCCTGATCGCCGCGCAGCTGAGCGGGCTCGCGTTGTCGATGGGGCTCGCGGCGACCGCGCCGAACGCACCGGTCCTGGGCACGGCGCTACTGCTGTCCGGCCTCTGTGCGAGCACCGGGGCGCAGATGAGCAGCTTGGCAGGCCGATACGCCCCGCGCGCGACTCGCGGGCAAGCAGTCGGAACGGTGACTGCGGGGATTTCGGCTGGAATCGTGCTGGGCAGGATCGTGGGCGGGACGCTCGCCGATGTGCTGGGTTGGCGCGGCATGCTCGGATGCCTCCTCGTCGCCAGCCTCGCTCTCGCTGCGGCCGCGCTGCGTTCCCTTCCGGGTAGGACGATGTCGGCGCGACAGTCGTACTCTGCGGTCATTCGTGCGCTGCCCAAGCTGGTAACCACCGATCGCAGGCTACTGACCTCGGCAGTCGCCGGTGCGCTCTGGTTCTTCGCATTCAGCCTCGTGTGGGTCGCATCGTCGCTTGCGCTGGCTGCGCCCCCGATCTCGTTATCGGCCAGTCGAATCGGGTTGTACGCCTTGGCCGGACTGCTGGGGGTCGCGGTCACCCCGTTCGCGGGTCGGCTGGCCGACAGGGTGGGCACGCGCCGAGTGGTCATCGGAGGCCTGTCCCTGTCGGTGGCGAGCGCCGTGTTGATGTCTCTCACGATCGAGCTGGCACTGCCGTTCATGGTCGGTCTGGCCCTCTTCGATGCCGGATTGTTCGCCGCTCAGGTGGCGAACCAGTCCCGCGTGTTGGCCCTCGAACCCGATCGTCCGGCCCAGTACAACGGTGCGTACATGGTGGTGTACTTCATCGGAGGAACTGCCGGGATTGCGATCGGCGCGACCGCCGTCGAAGTGGTTGGGTGGGGCGGCGCGTGCGCGACAGCCATCGGCGCGATGCTGCTCGCCATGATCGTGGCAACGCGCTCGCTACCGGCCGCCCGGCGACCGCACGCCTAG
- a CDS encoding ArsR/SmtB family transcription factor: MSGEADLAKPAALMAEPARAAMLVALLDGSERPASELAQVAGVSASTASEHLNRLTSGGLVNVRRAGRHRYFRLRNADVAGAVEALAAIAPRLRVDSLRAARTGRAIAYARTCYDHLAGQLGVAITDALVSRGVIGPLRPGEVGRIVTPDSPLLRTLDFDIESSRRRPDVRGCLDWTHRRPHVAGRLGAGVLTYLEEQRWIVRSRSDRSLRVEDAGRDGIAQLFGVDVTALDPAA, translated from the coding sequence ATGAGTGGAGAAGCGGACCTCGCGAAGCCGGCCGCGCTGATGGCCGAACCCGCTCGGGCGGCCATGCTGGTCGCTCTGCTCGACGGCTCCGAGCGTCCCGCGTCGGAGCTCGCCCAGGTGGCCGGCGTCTCCGCGTCGACCGCCAGCGAGCACCTGAACCGGCTGACGTCGGGCGGTCTCGTCAACGTCCGCCGCGCAGGGCGCCACCGCTACTTCCGCCTGCGCAACGCCGACGTCGCCGGCGCCGTCGAGGCCCTCGCGGCGATCGCGCCGCGGCTGCGGGTCGACTCCCTGCGCGCCGCGCGTACCGGCCGGGCGATCGCGTACGCGCGAACCTGCTACGACCACCTGGCGGGCCAGCTCGGCGTCGCCATCACCGACGCGCTCGTCTCGCGCGGGGTGATCGGGCCGCTGCGGCCCGGCGAGGTCGGCCGGATCGTGACACCCGACTCGCCCCTACTGCGCACGCTCGACTTCGACATCGAGTCATCGCGTCGCCGCCCCGACGTACGCGGCTGCCTCGACTGGACGCATCGCCGCCCGCACGTCGCCGGCCGGCTCGGCGCCGGCGTGCTCACGTACCTCGAGGAGCAGCGGTGGATCGTACGCTCGCGCAGCGACCGCTCGTTGAGGGTCGAGGACGCGGGCCGGGACGGGATTGCACAGCTGTTCGGTGTCGACGTGACCGCACTCGACCCGGCGGCCTAG
- a CDS encoding DMT family transporter, whose amino-acid sequence MNAKTSVSTDTHERPYLAWAAAGTTVLMWASAFVGIRAVGDSFDPGALALGRQLVGTIALGVIVVIRGVELPRGKRELGLIAIYGVLWFGGYNVALNAGERHLDAGTAALLVNVGPVLLALSAGVFLGEGFARQLLVGGGIAFVGVTVISVGAGGDHEIDGIGIVLCLVAAVCYAAAVTLQKPVLRTVSALPATWLGCLAGTIACLPFTPGLWEQTADASAGSIVGLIYLGVGPTAVAFTTWAYALARTDAGKMGATTYLVPAIVIAMSAVALGELPPPLAFVGGGLCLVGVAVTRLRPRSRLPIRRRLA is encoded by the coding sequence GTGAACGCGAAGACTTCGGTGTCGACCGATACCCACGAGCGTCCCTACCTCGCGTGGGCGGCCGCCGGTACGACCGTGCTGATGTGGGCATCGGCGTTCGTGGGCATTCGGGCCGTCGGCGACTCGTTCGACCCCGGCGCCCTGGCGCTCGGCCGGCAGTTGGTCGGCACGATCGCCCTCGGAGTGATCGTCGTGATCCGAGGTGTCGAGCTGCCGCGCGGCAAACGCGAGCTCGGCCTCATCGCCATCTACGGCGTGCTCTGGTTCGGGGGCTACAACGTTGCGCTGAACGCCGGCGAGCGCCATCTCGACGCCGGTACGGCGGCCTTGCTGGTCAACGTCGGCCCGGTGCTCCTCGCGCTGAGCGCCGGCGTGTTCCTCGGCGAGGGCTTCGCCCGGCAGCTGCTCGTCGGCGGCGGCATCGCATTCGTCGGCGTCACGGTCATCTCGGTCGGCGCGGGCGGCGATCACGAGATCGACGGCATCGGCATCGTCTTGTGCCTGGTCGCCGCGGTCTGCTACGCGGCGGCCGTCACCCTGCAGAAGCCCGTGCTCCGCACGGTTTCGGCGTTGCCCGCGACGTGGCTCGGCTGCCTCGCGGGCACGATCGCCTGCCTCCCGTTCACCCCCGGACTCTGGGAGCAGACGGCCGATGCGTCCGCCGGGTCGATCGTGGGCCTGATCTACCTCGGTGTCGGGCCCACTGCGGTCGCGTTCACCACCTGGGCGTACGCGCTCGCGCGTACCGACGCCGGCAAGATGGGCGCCACCACCTACCTGGTGCCCGCGATCGTGATCGCCATGTCGGCCGTCGCCCTCGGCGAGCTGCCGCCACCGCTCGCCTTCGTCGGCGGCGGGTTGTGCCTCGTCGGCGTCGCGGTCACCCGGTTGCGGCCCAGGTCGCGTCTGCCCATCCGCCGCCGGCTCGCGTGA
- a CDS encoding YbaB/EbfC family nucleoid-associated protein, whose amino-acid sequence MPDMSQLLAQAQQMQEQLVAAKDQLAEEHVVGSAANGLVNATVTGTGDLVSVDIKPAAVDPDDTETLGDMIVAAVRDASDKANDLAAERLGPLAGGFGEGGPELPGGTNPLGFQ is encoded by the coding sequence ATGCCCGACATGTCGCAGCTGCTCGCGCAGGCTCAGCAGATGCAGGAGCAGCTGGTTGCGGCAAAGGACCAGCTCGCCGAGGAACACGTCGTCGGCTCCGCCGCCAACGGGCTCGTGAACGCCACTGTCACCGGCACCGGGGACCTCGTGTCGGTGGACATCAAGCCCGCGGCCGTCGACCCGGACGACACCGAGACGCTCGGCGACATGATCGTCGCGGCGGTACGCGATGCGTCCGACAAGGCGAACGACCTCGCGGCCGAGCGGCTCGGCCCGCTCGCCGGCGGCTTCGGCGAGGGCGGGCCCGAGCTACCGGGTGGCACCAACCCGCTCGGCTTCCAGTAG
- the recR gene encoding recombination mediator RecR, which yields MYEGIVQDLIDELGRLPGIGPKSAQRIAFHVLDAEPADVRRLADVLTEVKDKVRFCVVCGNVAEAEKCRICADPRRIETVICVVEESKDVVAIERTREFRGRYHVLGGAISPIEGIGPDELRIKDLMTRLADGTVGEVIIATDPNLEGEATATYLTRLLKPLGLRVTRLASGLPVGGDLEYADEVTLGRAFEGRRSVDD from the coding sequence GTGTACGAAGGGATCGTCCAAGACCTCATCGACGAGCTCGGGCGGCTGCCGGGCATCGGCCCCAAGAGCGCACAGCGCATCGCGTTCCACGTGCTCGACGCCGAGCCCGCCGACGTACGCCGACTCGCCGACGTCCTGACCGAGGTCAAGGACAAGGTCCGTTTCTGCGTCGTCTGCGGCAATGTCGCGGAGGCGGAGAAGTGCCGCATCTGTGCCGACCCGCGGCGGATCGAGACGGTGATCTGCGTCGTGGAGGAGTCCAAGGACGTCGTCGCGATCGAGCGCACCCGTGAGTTCCGCGGCCGTTACCACGTCCTCGGCGGCGCGATCTCGCCCATCGAGGGCATCGGGCCCGATGAGCTGCGCATCAAGGATCTGATGACGCGGCTCGCCGACGGCACGGTCGGCGAGGTCATCATCGCTACCGACCCGAACCTCGAGGGGGAGGCGACCGCGACGTATCTCACCCGCCTGCTCAAGCCGCTAGGGTTGCGCGTAACCCGGCTGGCGAGTGGACTACCGGTAGGAGGAGATCTCGAATACGCAGACGAGGTCACCTTGGGACGAGCGTTCGAGGGGAGGAGGTCCGTCGATGACTGA
- a CDS encoding DUF5063 domain-containing protein, with the protein MTEPKSSESSALSEDVASSDIEDLGQSVADQTKSFLIAVRAMASTRELGKTIPLLLLEVSQLLLAGARLAAQVDFVPEDKYETDVGPDPDLDAIRGSLAETLSGFDEYTEVFDPYFHPPELVTSRISDDIASIAASVAHGLKHHDAGRVEEALWWWQFSYVSSWGGEASASLRALQSIISHDRLDAELDTEPEPV; encoded by the coding sequence ATGACTGAGCCGAAATCGAGCGAGAGCTCCGCGTTGAGTGAGGATGTGGCGAGCAGCGACATCGAGGATCTCGGCCAGTCGGTGGCCGACCAGACGAAGAGCTTTTTGATCGCGGTACGAGCGATGGCCTCGACTCGCGAGCTCGGCAAGACCATCCCGCTGTTGCTGCTCGAGGTGAGCCAGCTGCTGCTCGCCGGCGCACGCCTCGCGGCGCAGGTCGACTTCGTGCCCGAGGACAAGTACGAGACCGACGTCGGGCCCGACCCGGACCTCGATGCGATCCGGGGGTCGCTTGCCGAGACTCTGTCCGGCTTCGACGAGTACACCGAGGTCTTCGACCCGTACTTCCACCCGCCCGAGCTGGTGACGTCGCGCATCTCCGACGACATCGCGTCGATCGCGGCCAGCGTCGCGCACGGCCTGAAGCATCACGACGCCGGTCGGGTCGAGGAAGCCCTCTGGTGGTGGCAGTTCTCGTACGTCTCGTCCTGGGGCGGAGAGGCGAGCGCGTCGTTGCGGGCGCTGCAGTCGATCATCTCCCACGACCGCCTCGACGCGGAGCTCGACACCGAGCCGGAACCCGTCTGA
- a CDS encoding nitrate reductase subunit alpha, which produces MPEGVSAGIDGNASDALLKVGRYFTKWDETDDGRAVFRKGGRQGDVFYRDRWSHDKVVRSTHGVNCTGSCSWKVYVKDGIITWESQQTDYPSVGPDRPEYEPRGCPRGAAFSWYTYSPTRVRYPYARGVLVEMYREAKRRLGDPVLAWADVVGDEERRRTYQRARGKGGLIRISWDEATEITAAAHVHTIKTHGPDRCAGFSPIPAMSMVSHCVGTRFIQLIGGAMTSFYDWYADLPVASPQVFGDQTDVPESGDWWDSTYLMMWGSNVPVTRTPDAHWMTEVRYRGTKVVSVSPDYADNTKFADEWLPAQAGTDAALAMAMGHVMLREFFVDRDVSFFSDYVRTYTDLPFLVRLRERGGDLVPGKFLTGADLGASDDEDAWKTVVLDEETGEPVVPNGSMGFRYAASGEGRWNLDLEGVNPSLTLYGGESAEVLLPSYGGTDGTGETLRRGVPVREVGGQLVTTVYDLMLAQYGVARDGLPGEWPSGYDDPSTPYTPAWQESITSVPAQACIRIAREFAKNAEDSGGRSMIIMGAGICQWFHGDATYRAVLTLLLLTGCMGRNGGGWAHYVGQEKCRPITGWISLANALDWSRPPRTVPGTSYWYMHTDQWRTDGYPADALASPLADGHLAGMHTADTIAASARMGWMPFYPQFDRNPLDVADDATAAVDAGDSPDAATYVARQLTDGDLTPAIDDVDAPQNWPRTLVLWRSNLMGSSAKGSEYFQRHLLGTHANTTAEPVDESSRPRDVRWRDEAPEGKLDLLVSADFRMTSTTLLSDIVFPAATWYEKHDLSSTDMHPFVHAFSPAIDPPWEAKTDFETFHLIARKLSELAKTHLGVRRDLVSVPMQHDTPGQTAQPGGVARDWRDGDADPQPGKTMPNFTVVERDYTAIADKLGAVGPLADELGFTVKNVTYDLEEEVRRLASHHGVMSHGAAAGRPALDTDSKLADAILAFSGTTNGSLALQGFRTLERRVGKPLADLAEGSEERRITFADTQRGPVPVITSPEWSGSETGGRRYAPFTVNIERLKPFHTLTGRMHFYLDHDWMSDLGEQLPTYRPPVDMQRLFGAPPFGPNGGNQVTVRYLTPHSKWSIHSEYQDNLFMLSLSRGGPTVWMSPADADAIEVADNDWVECVNPNGVLVGRAIVSHRMPTGVVFVYHAQERTIDVPKSEATGRRGGIHNSVTRLLVKPTHLIGAYAQLSYAFNYLGPTGNQRDMVSTVRKRSQDVTY; this is translated from the coding sequence ATGCCTGAGGGAGTCAGTGCGGGAATCGATGGCAACGCGTCCGATGCCCTGCTGAAGGTCGGGCGCTACTTCACGAAGTGGGACGAGACCGACGACGGTCGTGCGGTCTTCCGCAAGGGCGGGCGTCAGGGCGACGTGTTCTACCGCGACCGCTGGAGCCACGACAAGGTCGTCCGCTCCACCCACGGCGTCAACTGCACGGGCTCGTGCTCCTGGAAGGTGTACGTCAAGGACGGCATCATCACCTGGGAGTCGCAGCAGACCGACTACCCCTCCGTCGGACCCGATCGCCCCGAGTACGAGCCCCGCGGCTGCCCGAGAGGCGCCGCCTTCTCGTGGTACACCTACTCGCCGACCCGGGTCCGCTATCCGTACGCCCGCGGCGTGCTGGTCGAGATGTACCGCGAGGCGAAGCGGCGGCTGGGCGATCCGGTGCTCGCCTGGGCGGACGTCGTCGGCGACGAGGAGCGCCGTCGTACGTACCAACGCGCCCGCGGTAAGGGCGGTCTGATCCGCATCTCGTGGGACGAAGCCACCGAGATCACCGCCGCGGCGCACGTACACACCATCAAGACCCATGGCCCCGATCGTTGCGCCGGGTTCTCGCCGATCCCGGCGATGTCGATGGTGTCCCACTGTGTCGGCACCCGCTTCATCCAGCTCATCGGCGGCGCGATGACGTCGTTCTACGACTGGTACGCCGACCTCCCGGTGGCGAGCCCGCAGGTGTTCGGCGACCAGACCGACGTACCCGAGTCGGGCGACTGGTGGGACTCGACGTACCTGATGATGTGGGGCTCGAACGTGCCCGTCACGCGTACGCCCGACGCACATTGGATGACCGAGGTGCGTTACCGGGGCACGAAGGTCGTCTCCGTGAGCCCCGACTACGCCGACAACACCAAGTTCGCCGACGAGTGGCTGCCTGCACAGGCCGGCACCGACGCCGCGCTCGCGATGGCGATGGGTCACGTGATGCTGCGCGAGTTCTTCGTCGATCGCGACGTGTCGTTCTTCTCCGACTACGTCCGTACATACACGGATCTGCCGTTTCTGGTCCGGCTCCGCGAGCGCGGCGGCGACCTCGTACCGGGCAAGTTCCTCACCGGCGCCGACCTCGGTGCGAGCGACGATGAGGACGCCTGGAAGACCGTCGTGCTCGACGAGGAAACCGGCGAACCAGTAGTGCCCAACGGCTCGATGGGCTTCCGTTACGCGGCGAGCGGGGAGGGTCGGTGGAACCTCGACCTGGAGGGCGTCAACCCGAGCCTCACGCTGTACGGCGGTGAGTCCGCCGAGGTGCTGCTGCCGTCGTACGGCGGCACCGACGGCACTGGCGAGACGCTGCGCCGTGGCGTGCCCGTACGCGAGGTGGGCGGTCAGCTGGTCACCACGGTGTACGACCTGATGCTGGCGCAGTACGGCGTCGCGCGTGACGGACTACCCGGTGAGTGGCCGAGCGGGTACGACGACCCGAGTACGCCCTACACGCCGGCCTGGCAGGAGTCCATCACGAGCGTGCCGGCGCAGGCGTGCATCCGCATTGCGCGGGAGTTCGCCAAGAACGCCGAAGACTCCGGCGGGCGCTCGATGATCATCATGGGCGCGGGCATCTGCCAGTGGTTCCACGGCGACGCGACCTATCGCGCGGTGCTGACACTCTTGCTGCTCACCGGCTGCATGGGCCGCAACGGCGGCGGCTGGGCGCACTATGTCGGGCAGGAGAAGTGTCGTCCGATCACCGGCTGGATCTCGCTCGCCAACGCACTCGACTGGTCGCGCCCGCCGCGTACGGTGCCGGGCACGTCCTACTGGTACATGCACACCGACCAGTGGCGCACCGACGGCTACCCTGCCGACGCACTCGCGTCCCCGCTCGCCGACGGCCATCTCGCGGGGATGCACACCGCCGACACCATCGCCGCGTCCGCGCGGATGGGCTGGATGCCGTTCTATCCACAGTTCGACCGCAACCCGCTCGATGTCGCCGACGACGCGACCGCGGCGGTTGATGCGGGCGACAGCCCGGATGCGGCCACGTACGTCGCTCGGCAGCTCACCGATGGTGACCTGACGCCCGCCATCGACGACGTGGACGCGCCGCAGAACTGGCCGCGCACCCTCGTGCTCTGGCGGTCGAACCTGATGGGCTCGTCGGCCAAGGGCAGCGAGTACTTCCAACGCCACCTCCTCGGTACGCACGCCAACACCACGGCCGAGCCGGTCGATGAGTCGAGCCGCCCGCGCGACGTACGTTGGCGCGACGAAGCGCCGGAGGGCAAGCTCGACCTGCTGGTGTCCGCCGACTTCCGGATGACCTCGACGACGCTGCTCTCCGACATCGTCTTCCCGGCCGCGACGTGGTACGAGAAGCACGACCTGTCGTCGACCGACATGCATCCGTTCGTGCACGCGTTCAGCCCGGCGATCGACCCCCCGTGGGAGGCGAAGACCGACTTCGAGACGTTCCACCTGATCGCACGCAAGCTGTCCGAGTTGGCGAAGACGCACCTGGGCGTTCGCCGCGACCTGGTCAGTGTGCCGATGCAGCACGACACGCCTGGCCAGACCGCGCAGCCAGGAGGCGTCGCGCGTGACTGGCGCGACGGCGATGCCGATCCTCAACCAGGTAAGACGATGCCGAACTTCACCGTCGTCGAGCGCGACTACACGGCGATCGCCGACAAGCTCGGCGCAGTGGGCCCGCTCGCCGACGAGCTCGGGTTCACCGTCAAGAACGTCACGTACGACCTCGAGGAAGAGGTACGCCGGCTCGCGAGCCATCACGGCGTGATGAGCCATGGAGCGGCGGCGGGGCGGCCGGCACTAGACACCGATTCCAAGCTTGCCGACGCGATACTCGCGTTCTCGGGTACGACCAACGGATCCCTTGCTCTGCAGGGCTTTCGTACGCTCGAGCGTCGCGTCGGCAAGCCGCTGGCCGACCTCGCCGAAGGGTCGGAGGAACGCCGCATCACGTTCGCCGACACCCAGCGGGGCCCAGTGCCCGTCATCACCTCGCCGGAGTGGTCGGGCTCCGAGACGGGAGGGCGCAGGTACGCGCCGTTCACCGTCAACATCGAGAGATTGAAGCCGTTCCACACGCTGACCGGTCGGATGCACTTCTACCTCGACCACGACTGGATGAGCGACCTCGGCGAGCAGCTGCCGACGTACCGGCCGCCGGTCGACATGCAGCGGCTGTTCGGCGCTCCGCCGTTCGGGCCCAACGGCGGTAACCAGGTGACGGTGCGCTACCTGACACCCCACTCGAAGTGGTCGATCCACTCCGAGTACCAGGACAACCTGTTCATGCTGTCGCTGTCGCGCGGCGGGCCCACCGTCTGGATGAGTCCTGCGGATGCCGACGCGATCGAGGTCGCGGACAACGACTGGGTCGAGTGCGTCAACCCCAACGGCGTGCTCGTCGGTCGGGCAATCGTCAGCCATCGCATGCCGACCGGCGTCGTCTTCGTCTACCACGCGCAGGAACGCACCATCGATGTGCCGAAGTCGGAGGCGACCGGCAGGCGCGGCGGCATCCACAACTCGGTCACCCGCTTGCTGGTCAAGCCCACCCATCTGATCGGCGCGTACGCCCAGCTTTCGTATGCGTTCAACTATCTCGGGCCCACGGGCAACCAGCGCGACATGGTGTCGACCGTGCGCAAACGCTCGCAGGACGTCACGTACTAG
- the narH gene encoding nitrate reductase subunit beta, with protein MRVMAQMGMVMNLDKCIGCHTCSVTCKQAWTNRAGTEYVWFNNVETRPGQGYPRRYEDQDRWRGGWELNRRGRLRLKTGGRVKRLLSIFASPVQPELDDYYEPWTYDYQALVEAPLGDDFPVARPKSLITGSDTKIKWSANWDDDLGGAPEMGHLDPMVEQVRRTSENKIKFEYEQTFMFFLPRICEHCLNPSCMASCPSGAIYKRAEDGIVLVDQDRCRGWRQCITGCPYKKIYFNHKSGKAEKCTFCYPRIEVGLPTVCSETCVGRLRYLGLFLYDADRVTEAAATPDEQDLYEAQLDLMLDPTDPEIIEAARRDGIPDDWMDAARRSPVYALAKKYRIALPLHPEYRTMPMVWYVPPLSPIVDLLQEQGHDAEGRGNLFGAIEALRIPVEYLAGLFTAGDTDTVTGVLQKLAAMRAYMRDITLGRESDASIPEDVGMSEESMYEMYRLMAIAKYDERYVIPKAHVEQAHELEEIGCSLDYDGGPGMYESGPFGEASGQPAPVAVETFEALRRRQTSDQPAGSEGLRGRVNLLNWDGNGTPDGMFPPQDRS; from the coding sequence ATGCGGGTCATGGCCCAGATGGGCATGGTGATGAATCTCGACAAGTGCATCGGGTGCCACACCTGCTCGGTCACCTGCAAGCAGGCCTGGACAAACCGCGCGGGCACCGAGTACGTCTGGTTCAACAACGTCGAGACCCGGCCCGGCCAGGGGTATCCGCGTCGGTACGAGGACCAGGACCGTTGGCGTGGCGGGTGGGAGCTCAACCGTCGCGGCAGGCTGCGGCTGAAGACGGGCGGTCGGGTCAAGCGGCTGCTGAGCATCTTCGCCAGCCCGGTCCAGCCCGAGCTCGACGACTACTACGAGCCATGGACGTACGACTACCAGGCGCTCGTCGAGGCGCCGCTCGGCGACGACTTCCCCGTCGCCCGGCCGAAGTCGCTGATCACCGGCTCGGACACGAAGATCAAGTGGTCCGCCAACTGGGACGACGATCTCGGCGGCGCGCCGGAGATGGGCCATCTCGACCCGATGGTCGAGCAGGTCCGGCGTACGTCGGAGAACAAGATCAAGTTCGAGTACGAGCAGACATTCATGTTCTTCCTGCCCCGCATCTGCGAGCACTGTCTCAACCCGTCGTGCATGGCGTCCTGCCCGTCCGGCGCGATCTACAAGCGGGCCGAGGACGGCATCGTGCTCGTCGACCAGGACCGCTGCCGCGGCTGGCGGCAGTGCATCACCGGCTGCCCATACAAGAAGATCTACTTCAACCACAAGTCGGGCAAGGCGGAGAAGTGCACGTTCTGCTATCCCCGCATCGAGGTCGGCCTGCCGACGGTGTGCTCCGAGACGTGCGTCGGCCGGCTGCGCTACCTCGGGCTGTTCCTGTACGACGCCGACCGGGTGACCGAGGCGGCCGCGACGCCGGACGAGCAGGATCTCTACGAGGCACAGCTCGATCTGATGCTCGACCCGACCGACCCCGAGATCATCGAGGCGGCCAGGCGCGACGGCATTCCCGACGACTGGATGGACGCCGCCCGGCGGTCGCCGGTGTACGCGCTCGCGAAGAAGTACCGGATCGCGCTGCCGTTGCATCCGGAGTACCGCACCATGCCGATGGTCTGGTACGTGCCGCCGCTGTCGCCGATCGTCGATCTGCTGCAGGAACAGGGGCATGACGCAGAGGGCCGCGGCAACCTGTTCGGTGCGATCGAGGCTCTCCGCATTCCGGTCGAGTATCTCGCCGGCCTGTTCACCGCCGGCGACACCGACACGGTGACGGGCGTACTCCAGAAGCTGGCCGCCATGCGCGCGTACATGCGCGACATCACCCTCGGACGTGAGTCCGACGCCTCGATACCCGAGGACGTCGGCATGTCCGAGGAGTCGATGTACGAGATGTATCGGCTGATGGCGATCGCGAAGTACGACGAGCGGTACGTGATTCCGAAAGCCCATGTGGAGCAGGCGCATGAGCTCGAGGAGATCGGCTGCTCGCTCGACTACGACGGCGGGCCGGGCATGTACGAGTCGGGACCGTTCGGCGAGGCCAGCGGTCAACCGGCGCCGGTGGCGGTCGAGACGTTCGAGGCGCTTCGACGACGGCAGACGTCGGACCAACCCGCAGGGTCTGAGGGGCTGCGCGGCCGGGTGAACCTGCTGAACTGGGACGGCAACGGCACACCCGATGGCATGTTCCCGCCGCAGGATCGGTCATGA
- the narJ gene encoding nitrate reductase molybdenum cofactor assembly chaperone: protein MSAARSRSNRVAYQAASWCLGYPDEDLIEQLPILRAALAEQADSEPTRLLRDFVDHLALTPLDALTRHYVEVFDLSRKHALYLSYWTDGDTRRRGEVLGSFKRRYRDSGFLVQTGGELPDFLPMVLEYASLVDPDDGYELLQAYRPSLELLRIALQERESPYAGVVTAVCTTLPGASPADRVAVMQLAGAGPPTESVGLEPYDPRLLPIHETTQGMP, encoded by the coding sequence ATGAGTGCGGCCAGGAGCAGGAGCAACCGAGTCGCCTACCAGGCAGCGTCGTGGTGCCTGGGATATCCGGACGAGGACCTGATCGAGCAACTCCCCATTCTCCGTGCGGCACTCGCCGAGCAGGCCGACTCCGAGCCGACTCGGCTGCTCCGTGACTTCGTCGATCACCTGGCCCTGACACCGCTGGATGCGCTGACGCGCCACTACGTCGAGGTCTTCGACCTCTCGCGAAAGCACGCGCTGTACCTCTCGTACTGGACCGACGGTGACACCAGGCGTCGCGGCGAGGTGCTCGGGTCGTTCAAGCGGCGCTACCGCGACAGCGGCTTCCTCGTGCAGACCGGCGGCGAGCTGCCGGACTTCCTCCCGATGGTGCTCGAGTACGCGTCGCTGGTCGATCCCGACGACGGGTACGAGCTGCTACAGGCGTACCGGCCGAGCCTCGAGCTGTTGCGGATCGCCTTGCAGGAAAGGGAGTCGCCGTATGCGGGCGTGGTCACGGCCGTATGCACGACATTGCCCGGCGCATCTCCGGCCGACCGGGTCGCCGTCATGCAGTTGGCCGGTGCGGGTCCGCCCACCGAGTCGGTCGGGCTCGAGCCGTACGACCCGAGGCTGCTGCCGATACACGAGACCACGCAGGGGATGCCCTGA